A DNA window from Zingiber officinale cultivar Zhangliang chromosome 3A, Zo_v1.1, whole genome shotgun sequence contains the following coding sequences:
- the LOC122050402 gene encoding uncharacterized protein LOC122050402 has protein sequence MISGCRSPLHCVDAQEPLKSIHSVPYKWPDSDIAFAKSVAAKQSRGARSPDIVDSYSCRQLYLRSYTFTKKETVPQKTRRCVRKLQDSAAFSPIFSTARSADGRHAEMERSNKARKKLSMAVRSLLFCGTKVEVAD, from the coding sequence CTCCACTGCGTCGACGCGCAGGAGCCCTTGAAGTCCATCCATAGCGTGCCATACAAGTGGCCGGACTCCGACATCGCCTTCGCCAAGTCGGTAGCGGCGAAGCAGAGCAGAGGAGCTCGGTCGCCCGACATCGTCGACAGCTACTCGTGCCGGCAGCTCTACCTGCGGAGCTACACCTTCACGAAGAAGGAGACAGTGCCGCAGAAGACGCGACGGTGCGTCCGGAAGCTCCAGGACAGCGCCGCCTTCTCGCCGATCTTTTCCACCGCCCGGAGCGCCGACGGCCGTCATGCGGAGATGGAGAGGAGCAATAAGGCGCGCAAGAAGCTCAGCATGGCGGTTCGCTCCCTCCTCTTCTGCGGCACGAAGGTCGAAGTGGCGGATTGA